One Thermoanaerobaculia bacterium genomic region harbors:
- a CDS encoding argininosuccinate synthase — protein MKETVRRAALAYSGGLDTSVIIPWLKEHYGCEVVAVAVDVGQQEETHGLAEKARRTGAADFVLVDARDEFARDYLFPLLRSGAVYEREYLLGTAAARPLIALKQVEAALSTGCDALAHGCTGKGNDQVRFELAYQALAPELSVIAPWREWSIASREDAIEYAASRGIPVPATKKDPYSRDRNLWHISHEGGKLEDPAWEPDPSIYRLTVAPEDAPDAPERVAIAFEEGFPVAVDGEPLGPAALIERLNAVGGRHGVGRVDLVENRLVGIKSRGVYETPGGTILVAALRALESITLDRDAAHEKERLAVRYAEIVYYGQWFSPLRESLDAFFASLAGNVNGTVVVKLYKGSASVASRTSPSSLYNPALASFDMAGYTPADAGGFIRLFGLPTRGRRRLPPIEVSAPRRAGGKR, from the coding sequence ATGAAGGAAACGGTTCGCCGCGCCGCGCTCGCGTATTCGGGAGGGCTCGACACGTCCGTCATCATTCCCTGGCTCAAGGAACACTACGGCTGCGAGGTCGTCGCGGTCGCCGTCGACGTCGGCCAGCAGGAGGAGACTCACGGTCTCGCCGAGAAGGCGCGCCGCACGGGCGCGGCCGACTTCGTCCTCGTCGACGCGCGCGACGAATTCGCCCGCGACTATCTCTTTCCGCTCCTCCGGTCGGGAGCGGTCTACGAGCGGGAGTATCTCCTCGGCACGGCGGCGGCCCGGCCGCTCATCGCCTTGAAGCAGGTGGAGGCGGCGCTCTCGACGGGGTGCGACGCGCTCGCCCACGGGTGCACCGGCAAGGGCAACGACCAGGTTCGATTCGAGCTCGCCTACCAGGCTCTGGCGCCCGAGCTCTCCGTCATCGCGCCGTGGCGCGAATGGTCGATCGCCTCGCGCGAGGACGCGATCGAATACGCCGCCTCCCGCGGAATTCCCGTGCCGGCCACGAAGAAGGACCCGTACTCCCGGGACCGGAACCTCTGGCACATCTCGCACGAAGGGGGAAAACTGGAAGATCCGGCCTGGGAGCCCGACCCGTCGATCTACCGGCTGACCGTGGCGCCGGAAGACGCGCCCGACGCGCCGGAACGCGTCGCGATCGCGTTCGAAGAAGGCTTTCCGGTGGCGGTCGACGGCGAGCCTCTCGGCCCGGCCGCCCTGATCGAACGGCTGAACGCCGTCGGCGGGCGGCACGGCGTGGGCCGGGTGGACCTCGTCGAGAACCGCCTCGTCGGCATCAAGTCGCGCGGCGTGTACGAGACGCCCGGCGGGACGATCCTCGTCGCGGCGCTCCGGGCGCTCGAATCGATCACGCTCGACCGCGACGCCGCGCACGAGAAGGAGCGGCTCGCGGTCCGGTACGCGGAGATCGTGTATTACGGCCAGTGGTTCTCGCCGCTTCGCGAATCGCTCGACGCGTTCTTCGCCTCGCTCGCCGGGAACGTCAACGGCACCGTCGTCGTGAAGCTCTACAAGGGATCGGCGTCGGTCGCGAGCCGGACGTCCCCGTCGTCTCTCTACAATCCGGCGCTCGCCTCGTTCGACATGGCCGGATACACGCCGGCCGACGCCGGAGGGTTCATCCGCCTCTTCGGGCTGCCGACGCGCGGCCGACGCCGCCTCCCCCCGATCGAGGTCTCCGCGCCGCGCCGCGCGGGGGGGAAGCGCTGA
- the argH gene encoding argininosuccinate lyase, with protein MGRAATPSGNPRPPSKRKRRDLWGGRFAAPPSEELRRFNDSFAFDRELLAHDVRGSIAWAAALRQAGAISRGEETRLRRALERVARAGAPESSDGHEDVHAFVEASIQKTAGKAAGKLHTGRSRNDQVATDLRLWLRDAFREARRHALALAAVLARRGEDEAAAAMPGYTHGKRAEPVTFGHWCLAYVEMLLRDAGRFREAAARADACPLGSGALSGSPIAVDRAALARDLGFARPTANSLDAVSDRDGGADYLYAAALLLSHLSRLAEDVIFFSSDEAGFAELPDALATGSSRLPHKKNPDVLELVRGHAGRAVGELAGLLAVLKGIPLAYDKDLQLDKEPLFRMRAVLAAALPALVALVGGLSLDRPKMRAAAEGGAILATELADALAARGVPFRKAHALVGKHVAAALASGRGLKEISPSAGMTLRDLAAIDLDRALGKRRVFGGTSPARVRQAAKIARRRIAQEEKRR; from the coding sequence GTGGGGCGAGCCGCGACGCCATCCGGAAATCCTCGTCCCCCGAGCAAGCGAAAGCGACGTGACCTCTGGGGCGGGCGGTTCGCCGCGCCGCCGTCGGAGGAGCTTCGCCGCTTCAACGATTCGTTCGCCTTCGACCGCGAGCTCCTCGCGCACGACGTGCGCGGCTCGATCGCCTGGGCCGCAGCGCTCCGGCAGGCCGGAGCGATATCGCGGGGCGAGGAGACGCGCCTGAGGCGCGCGCTCGAGCGGGTGGCGCGCGCCGGCGCGCCGGAGTCGTCCGACGGCCACGAGGACGTCCACGCGTTCGTCGAGGCGTCGATCCAGAAGACGGCGGGAAAGGCCGCCGGCAAGCTCCACACCGGGCGATCGCGCAACGACCAGGTCGCGACCGACCTCCGCCTCTGGCTGCGCGACGCGTTCCGCGAGGCGCGCCGGCACGCGCTCGCGCTCGCGGCCGTTCTCGCGCGCCGCGGCGAAGACGAGGCGGCGGCGGCGATGCCCGGCTACACGCACGGCAAGCGCGCCGAGCCGGTGACGTTCGGCCACTGGTGCCTCGCGTACGTCGAGATGCTCCTGCGGGACGCCGGGCGCTTCCGGGAAGCCGCCGCGCGCGCCGACGCATGCCCGCTCGGCTCCGGGGCCCTTTCGGGATCGCCGATCGCGGTCGATCGCGCGGCGCTCGCGCGCGATCTCGGCTTCGCGAGGCCGACCGCGAACTCGCTCGACGCGGTGTCGGACCGGGACGGGGGGGCGGACTATCTTTACGCCGCCGCGCTCCTTCTTTCGCACCTGTCGCGCCTCGCCGAAGACGTGATCTTCTTCTCGTCGGACGAGGCCGGGTTCGCGGAGCTGCCCGACGCGCTCGCGACGGGATCGTCGCGCCTGCCGCACAAGAAGAACCCGGACGTCCTCGAGCTCGTGCGGGGCCACGCGGGGCGCGCGGTCGGCGAGCTCGCCGGCCTGCTCGCGGTCCTGAAGGGGATTCCGCTCGCCTACGACAAGGACCTCCAGCTCGACAAGGAGCCGCTCTTCCGGATGCGGGCGGTCCTCGCGGCGGCGCTTCCCGCCCTGGTGGCTCTCGTCGGCGGGCTCTCCCTCGACCGTCCGAAGATGCGGGCGGCGGCGGAAGGAGGCGCCATCCTCGCGACCGAGCTCGCCGACGCTCTCGCCGCGCGGGGCGTCCCGTTCCGCAAGGCGCACGCGCTCGTCGGGAAGCACGTCGCGGCGGCGCTCGCGTCCGGGCGCGGACTGAAGGAGATCTCGCCCTCTGCCGGGATGACGCTGCGCGATCTCGCCGCGATCGATCTGGATCGCGCGCTCGGCAAGCGCCGGGTCTTCGGAGGGACGTCGCCGGCGCGCGTGCGCCAGGCGGCGAAGATCGCCCGGCGCCGGATCGCGCAGGAGGAGAAGCGGCGATGA
- the argJ gene encoding bifunctional glutamate N-acetyltransferase/amino-acid acetyltransferase ArgJ: MNLPKGFLASGVRSGVRKKRPDLALIVSERDASNAAAIFTKNRFSAAPVELSKAALRRSGGRVRAVVVNSGCANAITGPEGTRAAARVRQRAADLLRCPPSEIFLASTGVIGVVLPDAKIRAALPDAVTRLSPGGTDAASHAILTTDVGPKVASATFREGSRRGRVVGFAKGAGMIHPDMATMLAFVMTDAAATPAYLKAALREAADSTFNAISVDGDTSTNDTVLLMASGRLGNEPLSAPADGEQFRRAVYDVCRELAWRIVRDGEGAGRVMEITVRGAATERDAKLAANAIATSPLVKTALAGGDPNWGRILAAIGRSGARISTRRVALFAGPVRLVAEGAPWPYRERDAARVFARERVPIIADLGAGEASATVLASDLGHDYVSLNADYRS; encoded by the coding sequence ATGAACCTTCCGAAAGGGTTTCTCGCGAGCGGCGTCCGTTCGGGCGTTCGCAAGAAGCGTCCCGATCTGGCGTTGATCGTCTCGGAACGGGACGCCTCGAACGCCGCGGCGATCTTCACGAAGAACCGCTTCTCCGCCGCGCCGGTCGAGCTCTCGAAAGCCGCGCTGCGGCGCAGCGGTGGCCGGGTCCGGGCGGTGGTCGTCAATTCCGGCTGCGCCAACGCCATCACGGGACCCGAGGGGACACGGGCCGCGGCGCGCGTGCGGCAGCGGGCGGCGGACCTCCTGCGCTGCCCTCCTTCCGAGATCTTTCTCGCCTCCACGGGGGTGATCGGCGTCGTTCTTCCGGACGCGAAGATCCGGGCGGCCCTGCCGGACGCCGTGACGCGGCTCTCGCCGGGAGGGACCGACGCCGCCTCGCACGCGATCCTCACGACCGACGTGGGCCCGAAGGTCGCCTCCGCGACCTTCCGCGAAGGCTCCCGCCGCGGACGCGTCGTCGGGTTCGCGAAAGGCGCGGGGATGATCCACCCGGACATGGCGACGATGCTCGCGTTCGTCATGACCGACGCCGCGGCGACGCCCGCGTATCTGAAGGCCGCCCTCCGCGAGGCCGCGGATTCGACGTTCAACGCGATCTCGGTCGACGGGGACACCTCGACCAACGACACGGTGCTCCTGATGGCCTCGGGCCGCCTCGGCAACGAGCCGCTGTCGGCTCCCGCGGACGGTGAACAATTCCGGCGCGCCGTTTACGACGTCTGCCGGGAGCTCGCCTGGAGGATCGTCCGCGACGGCGAGGGGGCGGGACGGGTGATGGAGATCACGGTTCGCGGGGCGGCGACGGAACGGGACGCGAAGCTGGCCGCCAACGCGATCGCGACGTCGCCGCTCGTCAAGACGGCGCTCGCCGGCGGCGACCCGAACTGGGGCCGGATCCTGGCCGCGATCGGCCGGAGCGGCGCGCGGATCTCGACCCGTCGGGTGGCGCTCTTCGCCGGACCGGTCCGGCTCGTCGCGGAAGGCGCCCCGTGGCCGTACCGCGAACGCGACGCCGCCCGAGTCTTTGCGCGCGAGCGCGTTCCGATCATCGCGGACCTCGGAGCGGGAGAAGCATCCGCGACCGTGCTGGCGAGCGACCTGGGACACGACTACGTCAGTTTGAACGCGGACTACCGTTCCTGA
- the mqnC gene encoding cyclic dehypoxanthinyl futalosine synthase codes for MSGTSDILGRVLSGERLSWEDAASLLRDGNLLELGAAANEIRNRKNDPDAASYIIDRNINYTNVCVYRCKFCAFYRPDGADDAYVLTWDQIGEKLQETVDLGGTGVLLQGGVHAKLPFSFYEEMFRFIRKNFPTIHLHALSAPEVYFLQKLTKQPMKDVIARLRDAGLQSIPGGGAEILEDSVRKAIWSLTKAPVEKWVDVHESAHALGMRTTATMMFGVGETLEQRVFHMQVVRDLQDRTFGFTAWIPWTFQEENTALDGQVRLAGGHEYLKTLAVSRLFFDNIRHVQGSWVTQGAKIGQTSLSFGADDLGSIMIEENVVAAAGARNRMDQQGMERIISEAGYTPVQRRTLYDACSEPCCTGPLPVPKARRTELSVHSSSGDIDDGIATA; via the coding sequence GTGAGCGGGACTTCCGACATCCTCGGCCGCGTGCTCTCCGGCGAGCGCCTGTCCTGGGAAGATGCCGCCTCGCTTCTGCGCGACGGGAACCTGCTCGAGCTCGGCGCGGCGGCCAACGAGATCCGGAACCGGAAGAACGACCCCGACGCCGCCTCCTACATCATCGACCGGAACATCAACTACACGAACGTCTGCGTCTACCGCTGCAAGTTCTGCGCGTTCTACCGGCCCGACGGCGCCGACGACGCTTACGTGCTCACGTGGGACCAGATCGGCGAGAAGCTGCAGGAGACGGTCGACCTCGGCGGCACGGGCGTGCTGCTCCAGGGAGGCGTCCACGCGAAGCTCCCGTTCTCCTTCTACGAGGAAATGTTCCGGTTCATCCGGAAGAACTTTCCGACGATCCATCTCCACGCGCTTTCGGCGCCCGAGGTGTACTTCCTCCAGAAGCTCACGAAGCAGCCGATGAAGGACGTCATCGCCCGGCTGCGCGACGCGGGGCTCCAGTCGATCCCCGGCGGCGGCGCCGAGATCCTCGAGGACTCGGTGCGTAAGGCGATCTGGTCGCTGACGAAGGCGCCGGTCGAGAAGTGGGTCGACGTTCACGAGTCGGCGCACGCGCTCGGCATGCGCACGACGGCGACGATGATGTTCGGCGTCGGCGAAACGCTGGAGCAGCGGGTCTTCCATATGCAGGTCGTGCGCGATCTCCAGGACCGGACGTTCGGATTCACGGCCTGGATCCCCTGGACGTTCCAGGAGGAGAACACCGCGCTCGACGGGCAGGTCAGGCTCGCGGGGGGCCACGAGTACCTGAAGACGCTCGCGGTCTCGCGCCTCTTCTTCGACAACATCCGCCACGTGCAGGGCTCGTGGGTGACGCAGGGGGCGAAAATCGGACAGACGAGCCTCTCCTTCGGAGCGGACGACCTCGGCTCGATCATGATCGAGGAAAACGTCGTCGCCGCCGCCGGCGCCCGGAACCGGATGGATCAACAGGGGATGGAGCGGATCATCTCCGAGGCCGGTTACACGCCCGTCCAGCGGCGGACGCTGTACGACGCCTGCTCCGAACCGTGCTGTACGGGTCCGCTCCCCGTTCCGAAGGCGCGGCGGACCGAGCTTTCCGTCCACAGTTCCTCCGGCGACATCGACGACGGAATCGCGACAGCCTAG
- a CDS encoding NTP transferase domain-containing protein, with translation MHVAAVVLAAGASSRMGSAKPLLKAGEETLVARAVRIAAEAGCRPVLAVVHDSAVAIEAEREGARAVFNERWTEGMSTSIAAGIARAAADPNVEAALILACDQVRIAVLDLAGLLRAFELGAFAAAADYGNGAYGIPAVFARSAFPMLEDLVGDAGAKRLLTEHAAEVRLVAMPRAAFDVDRAGDLS, from the coding sequence ATGCACGTCGCCGCCGTCGTTCTCGCCGCGGGAGCCTCCTCGCGCATGGGTTCCGCGAAACCGCTCCTGAAGGCGGGGGAGGAAACGCTCGTCGCGCGGGCGGTGCGGATCGCCGCAGAGGCCGGTTGCCGTCCGGTGCTCGCCGTCGTCCACGATTCCGCGGTCGCGATCGAAGCGGAACGGGAGGGAGCGCGAGCCGTCTTCAACGAACGGTGGACGGAAGGGATGTCCACGTCGATCGCCGCCGGGATCGCGCGCGCGGCCGCCGACCCGAACGTCGAGGCGGCGCTCATCCTCGCCTGCGATCAGGTGAGGATCGCCGTCCTCGACCTCGCGGGACTTCTCCGCGCCTTCGAGCTCGGAGCCTTCGCCGCCGCGGCCGATTACGGCAACGGCGCGTACGGCATCCCGGCCGTCTTTGCGCGCTCGGCGTTCCCGATGCTCGAGGATCTCGTCGGCGACGCCGGAGCGAAACGGCTGCTCACCGAGCACGCCGCGGAAGTTCGTCTCGTGGCGATGCCCCGCGCGGCGTTCGACGTGGACCGGGCCGGCGATCTGAGCTGA